A single genomic interval of Stieleria maiorica harbors:
- a CDS encoding alpha/beta fold hydrolase: protein MHASELNCSEQTWTLGHHDRFVRSWLAPDSPSSSLQREIVMGVVHGLGDHSGRFDETGRWFASRGVHVYAYDQCGHGKTPGRRMLIPSYESLLQDIDSFLSRLRELHRDASVGFLGPSMGGNLVLNHQLRGYSPMDWVVAASPMLRAVNPPGPIRLALLRLLSHLTPDRLLDKPVDPADISRDPEKQREFLDDPLVQQQVSLRLGRDLIDSGRWAIEHATALSTPTLVPHGDADVITCHRASVEFVENSHGRASMQIWPDGAHDLHQDIQREAYLQSLLDWINAQVADR from the coding sequence ATGCACGCAAGCGAATTGAACTGCAGCGAGCAAACGTGGACGCTGGGGCATCACGATCGTTTCGTGCGGTCCTGGCTGGCACCCGATTCCCCATCGTCATCACTTCAACGCGAAATCGTCATGGGAGTGGTTCATGGTCTGGGAGATCACTCGGGGCGGTTTGATGAGACGGGACGCTGGTTCGCCAGTCGCGGAGTCCACGTCTATGCCTACGACCAGTGTGGACACGGCAAGACTCCCGGCCGGCGGATGCTGATCCCAAGCTATGAATCGCTGTTGCAGGACATCGACTCATTCTTGAGCCGGCTGAGAGAGTTGCATCGGGATGCATCGGTCGGTTTTTTGGGTCCCAGCATGGGCGGCAACCTTGTGTTGAATCATCAGCTGCGCGGTTACTCCCCGATGGATTGGGTGGTCGCAGCCTCTCCGATGTTGCGAGCGGTCAACCCGCCCGGCCCGATCCGCCTGGCGCTGCTTCGGTTGTTATCGCACCTGACTCCGGATCGTCTGTTGGACAAACCGGTCGATCCGGCGGATATCAGTCGCGATCCCGAGAAGCAACGCGAGTTTCTGGACGACCCGCTCGTGCAACAGCAGGTCAGCTTGCGACTGGGGCGGGATTTGATCGACTCGGGACGCTGGGCGATCGAGCATGCCACGGCGCTTTCGACGCCGACGTTGGTGCCGCACGGGGATGCCGACGTGATCACCTGCCACCGGGCGTCGGTTGAATTCGTGGAAAACTCCCACGGCCGCGCGAGCATGCAAATCTGGCCCGATGGGGCGCACGACCTGCACCAAGACATCCAGCGTGAAGCCTACTTGCAGAGTCTCTTGGACTGGATCAATGCTCAGGTGGCCGACCGATAA
- a CDS encoding DUF1579 family protein → MKTIPLTASFLLIVLSTFAVAQETSENDDTASMRWLQKFNGRWRTVSRSPDKTVTHTGSMTSRSIGNRWVVNEFQTNMGGFQCHALQTLGVDSKRNVFIATWVDNALDYRWNYEGELDQEKSQLTFVAEGPSMTDKGATARYRDLYEFRNEDRIVTTSQIRGGDGNWKTFMSGELIRVKDSQSTGKPNVATLLMFQGNAEQAINYYTRTIPNSEIETVTKYVEGENGKAGTIKHATFRVAGAKLICIDSPVEHEFDFTPSISLFIDCESETQVKSVFEKLSRGGKVLMPLDDYGFSTRFGWLTDQFGVSWQINFGELK, encoded by the coding sequence ATGAAAACAATCCCACTGACTGCCAGTTTCCTATTGATCGTGCTGTCGACATTCGCCGTCGCCCAAGAGACCTCCGAGAACGATGACACCGCGTCAATGCGATGGCTACAGAAATTCAACGGCAGGTGGCGGACGGTGTCCCGATCGCCGGACAAAACCGTCACGCACACCGGATCGATGACGTCGCGTTCGATCGGCAACCGCTGGGTGGTCAACGAGTTCCAGACAAACATGGGTGGCTTCCAGTGTCACGCCCTCCAGACGCTCGGCGTCGATTCAAAACGAAACGTTTTTATCGCGACCTGGGTGGACAACGCACTTGACTATCGATGGAACTACGAAGGCGAACTCGACCAAGAGAAATCGCAGCTGACCTTTGTCGCCGAAGGCCCCAGCATGACCGACAAAGGGGCAACCGCTCGCTATCGAGATCTCTATGAATTCCGCAACGAAGACAGGATCGTCACGACGTCCCAGATCCGCGGCGGCGACGGCAACTGGAAAACATTCATGTCGGGTGAACTGATTCGCGTGAAGGATTCGCAGTCGACCGGAAAACCGAATGTCGCGACGCTGTTGATGTTCCAAGGAAATGCGGAGCAGGCGATAAACTACTACACCCGGACGATCCCCAACAGCGAGATCGAAACGGTAACGAAGTACGTCGAGGGTGAAAACGGAAAGGCCGGGACGATCAAACATGCCACGTTTCGCGTCGCCGGAGCTAAGCTGATTTGCATCGACAGTCCCGTCGAACACGAATTCGACTTCACTCCGTCGATCTCGCTGTTTATCGATTGCGAAAGCGAAACGCAAGTAAAATCGGTCTTCGAGAAACTGTCCCGGGGCGGCAAGGTTCTGATGCCGCTGGACGACTACGGTTTCAGCACGCGATTCGGATGGCTGACCGATCAATTCGGCGTGTCCTGGCAGATTAATTTCGGTGAATTGAAGTGA
- a CDS encoding BaiN/RdsA family NAD(P)/FAD-dependent oxidoreductase, producing MTDPSHRDNNARRIVVIGAGAAGLVAAAEASMRGAAVYLLEKNSKAGVKILMSGGTRCNITQDTDARGIVSAFGKAGRFLQKSVGAFGPADVVAMFHQQGVDTKVESTGKIFPKSDRAVHVRDALQQRAVQSGVKLHLRCAVSGIEKTPGGWTVQTDSQAIHCDRLIVTAGGKSWPGCGTTGDAYAWLHQLGHTIVRTRPALVPLVGGYHWTHALSGLTLDDCVASVYRRGDWESKPPSKRKPLVSRRSSWLFTHLGFSGPAAMDVSGTITGADSFDDVTLAVDLVPALSIQQIEQALTDRSSGGRRTTTAVITDWLPARLAESIVHSVNADGPIAELSRGKLQALVAALKTATFPIEGTRGFAKAEVTAGGVKLSEVDPRTMASRKAPGLYIAGEVLDVDGWIGGYNFQAAFSTGRAAGIAANSSE from the coding sequence ATGACAGATCCATCCCACCGTGACAATAACGCGCGCCGCATCGTGGTGATCGGGGCCGGGGCCGCCGGATTGGTCGCCGCCGCGGAGGCTTCGATGCGGGGGGCGGCGGTCTACCTGTTGGAGAAAAACAGCAAGGCGGGGGTCAAAATCTTGATGTCCGGCGGAACACGCTGCAACATCACCCAAGACACCGACGCACGGGGGATCGTCAGCGCCTTCGGCAAAGCCGGTCGCTTTTTGCAAAAGTCCGTCGGCGCGTTCGGGCCCGCCGACGTGGTGGCAATGTTTCATCAGCAAGGTGTCGACACCAAGGTGGAATCGACCGGAAAGATCTTTCCCAAATCCGATCGAGCCGTTCACGTCCGCGACGCACTCCAGCAACGTGCCGTCCAATCCGGTGTCAAACTGCACCTCCGCTGTGCCGTCAGCGGAATCGAGAAAACGCCGGGCGGTTGGACGGTGCAAACCGACTCCCAAGCGATCCATTGCGACCGACTGATCGTCACCGCCGGCGGAAAAAGTTGGCCGGGTTGTGGCACGACCGGAGATGCCTATGCATGGTTGCACCAACTCGGACACACGATCGTTCGCACCCGCCCCGCACTCGTTCCCCTGGTCGGTGGTTACCACTGGACGCACGCCCTGTCGGGGCTAACACTCGACGACTGCGTCGCCTCGGTCTATCGACGCGGCGACTGGGAATCCAAACCGCCGTCCAAACGCAAACCGCTGGTCAGCCGACGCAGCAGTTGGCTATTCACCCATCTGGGATTCTCCGGACCGGCGGCGATGGATGTCAGCGGCACGATCACGGGGGCCGACTCATTCGATGACGTCACGTTAGCGGTTGACCTGGTGCCCGCTCTGTCGATCCAACAAATCGAACAGGCGCTCACCGACCGCAGCAGCGGCGGACGACGGACGACCACCGCGGTGATTACCGATTGGCTACCCGCTCGACTGGCCGAATCCATCGTCCACAGCGTCAATGCCGACGGCCCGATCGCCGAACTCTCCCGCGGCAAACTTCAAGCACTGGTCGCCGCACTCAAGACCGCAACATTTCCGATCGAAGGCACACGGGGGTTCGCCAAAGCCGAGGTGACCGCAGGCGGCGTGAAGCTGTCCGAAGTCGACCCGCGGACGATGGCCAGTCGAAAAGCGCCGGGGCTGTACATCGCCGGGGAGGTCTTGGATGTCGACGGCTGGATCGGTGGCTACAACTTCCAAGCCGCCTTCAGCACCGGTCGGGCCGCCGGTATCGCCGCCAACTCGTCCGAGTAG
- a CDS encoding DUF7133 domain-containing protein — protein MRLSTSLLIILTSVLCAATSLPAQTLGEYWDTAEEEAKYYKIVEIPMPEDAAIEAGSFEVLPDDRLAIGTRRGDILLVEGAFDRFPQPTYKRFASGLDEVMGMSFKDGAFYITQQTEVTKITDEDDDGLADHFRTLSDAWGFRNYHEFAFGSKLDPEGNIWVALCLSKSYQSDEPFRGWCVKVTPDGNTIPICSGIRSPGGIGPNEHGVMFYAESQGPWNGSCSLKVLQPGGFMGHPASFRWYDLAENLEKPSVEPNTRSRLLTERKRVKELVPYAVVFPYIKMGRSISGFMVDRTGGRFGPFENQIFVGDFSLSVMMRATTEKINGVWQGACYPFREGLATGLLACQFTPRGDLIVGGTNRGWPVRGPREFAIQRLDWTGIVPFEIKQINALPDGFRVTFTEPVDPTTASQTDSYRLSTFTHVYQQGYGSPEVDQTTPAVTDAIVSPDGLSVQLKIDGLVQGHVHEFDLAPIRSAEGGKLVHVNAYYTLNEIP, from the coding sequence ATGCGTCTGTCAACCTCGCTCTTGATCATCCTCACCTCTGTCCTCTGCGCGGCGACCTCGCTGCCCGCCCAAACCCTCGGCGAATACTGGGATACGGCGGAGGAAGAAGCGAAGTACTACAAGATCGTCGAGATCCCGATGCCCGAGGACGCCGCGATCGAAGCGGGAAGCTTTGAAGTCCTGCCCGACGATCGACTGGCCATCGGAACCCGGCGCGGTGACATCTTGTTGGTCGAGGGGGCGTTCGATCGATTCCCACAGCCGACGTACAAGCGGTTTGCCAGCGGGTTGGACGAAGTGATGGGGATGTCGTTCAAAGACGGGGCGTTTTACATCACCCAGCAAACCGAAGTCACAAAGATCACCGACGAAGACGACGACGGGCTGGCGGACCACTTCCGAACGCTCAGCGATGCGTGGGGTTTTCGCAATTATCACGAGTTCGCGTTCGGATCCAAACTCGATCCCGAAGGCAACATCTGGGTCGCGCTGTGTCTGTCCAAATCCTATCAGTCCGATGAACCGTTTCGGGGTTGGTGCGTGAAGGTCACGCCGGATGGGAACACGATCCCCATTTGCAGCGGCATCCGCAGCCCCGGTGGGATCGGCCCCAACGAACACGGCGTGATGTTTTACGCCGAAAGCCAAGGACCGTGGAACGGATCATGCAGCCTGAAAGTCCTTCAGCCGGGCGGCTTCATGGGGCATCCGGCAAGCTTCCGATGGTACGACTTGGCGGAGAATCTGGAAAAGCCAAGCGTCGAACCGAACACAAGGTCGCGGCTGCTGACCGAGCGGAAACGCGTCAAAGAATTGGTGCCGTACGCCGTCGTGTTTCCCTACATCAAGATGGGGCGATCGATCTCGGGCTTCATGGTCGATCGCACCGGCGGAAGATTTGGGCCGTTTGAAAACCAGATCTTTGTCGGCGACTTCAGCCTGAGCGTGATGATGCGGGCGACGACCGAAAAGATCAACGGGGTCTGGCAAGGCGCCTGTTATCCGTTTCGCGAAGGCCTGGCGACCGGATTATTGGCCTGTCAATTCACACCCCGCGGCGATCTGATCGTCGGCGGAACCAATCGCGGCTGGCCGGTGCGGGGACCACGCGAGTTCGCGATCCAACGATTGGACTGGACCGGAATCGTCCCCTTCGAAATCAAACAGATCAACGCGCTGCCCGACGGCTTTCGCGTCACGTTCACCGAACCGGTCGATCCGACCACCGCATCCCAAACCGACTCCTACCGGCTGTCCACGTTTACCCATGTTTATCAACAAGGCTACGGCAGCCCCGAAGTCGATCAAACAACCCCGGCCGTCACCGATGCGATCGTCTCCCCCGACGGCCTGAGTGTCCAGCTGAAGATTGACGGATTGGTCCAAGGGCACGTCCATGAATTCGACCTTGCCCCGATCCGTTCCGCCGAAGGTGGTAAGCTGGTCCACGTCAACGCGTACTACACGCTCAACGAGATCCCCTAA